The DNA region gttggtggctaccgggcctacggggatgttcctttggccacgccagcaaaggtggaagcagagaagccagtccccagacgtgctccctaGGGAAAGCACTCTGCGGAAAAGTCGCACAAAGATCTGGGTTGCCCCAGACCCAAAATCCGGCGATTGGAGCATTCAAGCCATTTCGGACTAGAAGGTGCTTTGATTCtcaagcagggtggcccaacctctgggcacatCCCCTCTGTAACAGCCCCAGTAAACGAATGTCCCATCCTTGCTTTCTCAAGGTCGGCAACAGGGAGTCCCCTCCTAAAGAAGGTTCTCTCGCATTGCCACACGCTCAAAGGCTGCCCCCAGTGtgcttccttcctgtgggcctgaTCAGgctaagggcagagttgtctctttccttctctgagtcgGACCAAATCgccttagtaacacctcttcacagtggtgACCGTGTGTttcacgggggctgctgctgagcctttatctcatcctttcatggtggagagagagaggattataatgatttttacttctaggggagagggtagtgccatattgatgggaagaccgaaAGAACCaagaggggtgttgaagtgctaatgagactggagggctgaggagatggtgtcccaggaggctgggttgatgtgagcctagactTGGTACCCAGAACGCGGTTCtcagtctcctgatcactctgcctcagtatttggccttgttctaatctacataaaagtatcagagggctagagttcagtgtggttgaAACAGGCAGTATAAATGGGGCCCAAGAGGGGTTGCCAAGGTGGGAGGGGTCCTTAACCAATTTTTATTAGATTAGTttttgccaaaacttgaaagacatttccattaaagcctcagaagtgagaggctgcaagaaatgttttctctgttgtggaagggagagatggagaggctcATGATTGCAATGACTTTCGGGTTctactgttttccctggaaacggtgaagagacttcctcatgtgctgcagCCGtaggctctaggaattgcttttgcagccagtgtcccttctctagggactcatagaggtgatgggccaaggctgtgttttggatgtcaagtagattaaaggtcttcagccagaaactgggagagacacgagagagggaaattctggcaggaggctgtgtacagcagaagtgactgatcagttctgattttctttgcagcagcagttcctttggccacgccagcaaaggtggaagcagagaagccagtccccagacgcgCTCCCAAGAGAAAGCACTCTGCGGAAAAGTCGCACAAAGATCTGGGTTGCCCCAGACCCAAAATCCGGCGATTGGAGCACGGTGCCAGGAGGTAGACCCCACAGAATCCTGCTGGCTGAGGCACGCTGAAGAGAGAGCAATGGTGTAACTGCCTAAGGCAGCGACTGCCTCTTCCTGCTGTGACCCACCCCGTGCCCCCACTGCCCACTGCCACAGATTAGAACTTGCGtcggtctgtttttcttttttttaaaataaaaatatggaatgcttcacgaatttgcgtgtcatccttgcgcaggggccatgctaatgtTCTCTGtgtcgttccaattttagtatatgtgctgccgaagcgagcaccgTCGTTCTGTTTGAGCCTTCCTCAGCCAGGAGCCTCCTGCCACACTAAATGGCCCTAAGCAAGGAGCCTCAGAAACCGACGTGTGAAATGAGAGTCGGCCCTGAACATCCCAGCGCTGAAGCTGGCCTGGAGGAAAACGTGACGTTCCTCTGCTCAATCCTCAGGGGCCCCTTTGTCAGCTGAAGACAG from Balaenoptera acutorostrata chromosome 21, mBalAcu1.1, whole genome shotgun sequence includes:
- the LOC130706118 gene encoding DPEP2 neighbor protein-like, with the protein product MCDRILYLYSNLCSVPWVGSAAAAVAPVSPPTPGHYHVLYRGCGETQLGWHGETYCLVGGYRAYGDVPLATPAKVEAEKPVPRRAPKRKHSAEKSHKDLGCPRPKIRRLEHGARR